ACGAGAAAACTAATGGTTTAGCGAGAACAATTCCTAATGAAGCATATAAAACAATGATTGAACAAACTTTTCAAGTTAAAATCACAGGTAAAAATATGTTTACCAAAGAAATAAATGAAGCACAATCTTATATTAACTGAGCAAATAGACAAAGTGATAAAGAATTCAAAGAATGGTTAGAAACACAAGAAAAACAACACAACATAAACCGTGATTATGAATTAGAAAAATTAAACAAACGTCTTCAAAATGCACCTGAAAGTGTAAAAGATGGAATTAGAAAAATCATTGAAGAGACTAAAACTAAATTTGAAAATGATTGAAAAGAATTTGTTGGACAATATGGTACTAAAGATTTATTCATCAAAACTTTTCAAAAAAACATAGAAGAATATAAAGAAAAAGCAGCTAAAGACACTGAAAACAAATTATCTATATCAGAAAATGGAACAATGTGAATTTTGGACTATGCAATAGATTCAAATGGAGCTACAAAGTTTTATTTTGGAACAAACTCACACGTTGCCAAAGCACTCACAGAAAAATTACTTGGTTTATCAATTCTTAGGATTAATAATAATGTGGGGGTTGGAGATACATTCAGAATAAGTGAACTTGATCCAAATTTCACTCGTTTTATTATGTCTCCTAAAGAAAATAATGGTTTTATAACCAAAATTTTCGATGGAACAGATTTCATGAAAACAAAACCTAGTGATTTTCTAGCAGATGAACAAAAAAGTAAATTTCAAGATGTTGAAGAATTTATAGATTTTGCAATACTTGAAATTGACTTTTCTAAACTTAATTTAGCAACTGATGTAACTGTGCTTTCAAATAATCAAAATAAAACAGGTGATTGAAAAAATAAGACTCATGCAGAATTTGCAAAATATGTTACAAATGATTATGAAAAAAATACATCTAAACACATTAAATTTTTATCTAAACCATTTTTAGATAATTATGAATCAGTAGATAGAAAATTAATTTTTAATGAACCGGAAGAAGCAAATAAAGAACTTGATAAAGTGGATCAAATTTTTATAGCAGGATATCCAACATCTGAAGGTGATTATTTCTTAGAAAAATATGTTGAACAAGATCAAATAGATCAATCTAAATGAAATTTCTCACTTTGAGTAAATTCAGATTATAGATACTATAAAAAATTAGCGAAAAAAGAAGGTCAACAATCATCATATACTGATTCTGAGTTAAATAGAGGTAACTTCCTTTCATATCAAATAGGATATCGTTCTTTTATTGACAAACCAGGTGTTACAGATGCTTTTTTAGCTGTTTCTCGCGTTGGAAATGAATTATATAATTTAGATGGTAAAAAATATATAAATTATGGATTAACTTATATGCCAAGATTTTATGCACCAGCTGGTGGTGCTTCAGGTTCAAGTGCTAGAGCAAAAGAAAATAAAGTTTTCGGTGTTGTTCATGCATCTAACAATACAGCAAAAACTAGCTTAATAGCAGCTTTAAGATCAAATGGTCATGACTATCAAAAACTTTTTGGAAATTACAATTTACCGCAATACGATTTAATTTATGGTGGTGGAAAAGATCAAAAGAAATCATATAGAGAAGCATTAAAAGAAAAATATAAATCAAATTCATCATTTAGAACAAACATTTTTAAAGATGGATTTGAAGAAACAAATATTCCTGAAGAATTTAAATTTAAAAATAATCAAAAAAATAGATAGTATTTTTATCTAATTCAATTATAAATAAGGAAAATATGACAAACACTAAAACTATCGAATATAATAAAAAAATATATGATGATAGTCAAAATATTGCAGAATCAAAAAGAATTAATATAACAGCAAATATTTATAAAGCTATTATGCTTTTATATTTATTTGTCTCATTTATAACAATATTATTTACAATAAAAAATAGCTTTTTTAACCAAAAGAATTTTTCTGATTTGAAAATTATTTTTGACTTCTCATCCAAGGAATATGAAGGATGAAATTGATTAATTATTTTTAGAATATTAATTATTTCGTTTATTTATTTTTATCCTCTACTTAAAGGATTTATCAATATAAATAAAAATAAAGAACATATAAAAATTTACTCCATTTGGTTCACTTTATATTTAGTTTTATCATTAGTAGGATTTTCATTATTTCATTTAGTACATGTTTCTGATACTACCAATGTTAAAAATTTACTTTATGCTTTAATACCAATATTATTAGTTGATATTTCATACACTTTATTTAATTACTTTATTAAAAGAAGATTGTTCCCTATTGTATTTTCAAGCAAAACTCCTCTTATTATTGATATCGTTTCTAGAATCACTCTTTGTGCTTTGACAATAACAGTTTTTATGTTTTGAATAGGGGAAAACCCATCCGGAGAAGCATTATTTAACAATAAATTTTACAATTGACTACATCAGCTTTTTAATACTAAAAGTATTACTAATTTATTAATAATTACTAGCTTATCATTAATAATTGGATTACTTTTAACTGGTTTAAAAATTTATTCTATCTATGAAATAATTTATAGACAGTATGATTTTGTTAATTTTAAAAGTAGAATTTCATTTTACTTAACAACATTGAGTGCAATTTTAATTTGATTACTTTCTCTTTTTAGCTTAAAAATACCGACAAATAATTACTTTAGGCCAGAAGAAATTAATTATTTAGGGCTTTTATATGGAATAAGCAACATTTTAATTGCTTCATTATTTGCATTTTTAGTAATAACTAACTTTTTTAACAAAAAAATAGTTCTGAATAGTAACCTACTTAATGTTTTATATCTTGCTTTCTTCCAACTTATATCATGAACAATTTTTCTAATGTCATCATTTGCAAAGTATTCTTCTATTGTTAATCTTATTAATTTATTCTTAACAATTTTTTCAAGTGTAACAATGTTCTTTATTTATTATAAAAAGAACAAAATACTTAATTATTTAAACCTTTATTTCGTAGGCATAAACATTGCAATAATTGTTGTAATTTCATTTATATTTGGATTAAACCAAGTGTTATTAAGTGAATCTAATAAGGCTTTTTACATCATTAATTCTCATTTGTCATTAATGCAAATTTTAACAATAATCACAGTGTTTTTCCAACTAGCTTTTATAACAATAGTTACAATTTACATATTTAAAACAATAATAAAAATTTCTAAAGTGGAAAATAAAGAGAAAGTCGAGGCTAAAAATGAAAAAATCAAACAAACTAAATAACGGCGAATTTCAAATTTTTAACTTGTATAAAGAAGCAATTAATTCAGATATTTTTGTAAGTTACGAAAAGGTAGTAGCAAGTTCACTATTAGAATCTAGCCTAGGGTTTAAATCGCCTGAGTACTTAGAATTCGATAGAATGTACAACGAAGGCATAAGCAAAAAATTTGATTTAATTTTTGATTTTTTCATTGTTCACTTTGATGTTGATTTAAAAATAAATATGCAAGCACTTGTTCCTACAATAAAATTTGAAGAAAGTAGCAATGTTGACGGCATCAACTTTAAATCAAATCAACCAGGCAAATTAGGTGATTTTCTGACAAAAATTAATTCAAGAATTGAAACTCTTTTAGAAAAAGGAATGTATGTAGAAATTTTTCCAAATATTGTTGTATTTAAGTCAAAAAATACAAATTCACTAAAAATTGTTTTCGATAGTTCACAAGTTTTATATAGAGGTTAAATATGGACTTTAGAAAACTTGAAGAGAAATTAAATAATTTCAAAAAAATAGAGACGAAAACAAATACAGACAAAAATATTTTGTTAATAGAAATGATTAAACAAAATAAATTGTTAAATTTTTATGTTAATAATTCAATTTATAGTCAAAATATACTTTTAGCAATAAAAAACGAGTATCAAATTACTAATTCTTTAATTGATAAAAATAGTTCTTGATCTAGTTCA
The genomic region above belongs to Mycoplasma tauri and contains:
- the mip gene encoding Ig-specific serine endopeptidase MIP, with product MKQKKILLNLLRTSSLLSLPIFTIAISSQCDVQDNSKKDSDDIDNSNKEKDGSSSAKTGSNTRKDSSSSVEIDNSNWEKFEKNIKSIDNLESIASLEFYINGFKRDKSQVLPTEAKENIDAAKINVKNNQNIMAYILNIETEKNANATGQIAINVQFQDNESKKIVTKKYTVSGFKTNNGQHHSSTIPSVAAIEKNELFKYQELSQKERFLQDNKKYMESLKRQISTDGDFKSARPELSKTSHENIKKFNDLAEKVGFDTYENAAFKGFTLPVYNDKGDVKGLMINDRPETNKGPSSIDSYGREHEKTNGLARTIPNEAYKTMIEQTFQVKITGKNMFTKEINEAQSYINWANRQSDKEFKEWLETQEKQHNINRDYELEKLNKRLQNAPESVKDGIRKIIEETKTKFENDWKEFVGQYGTKDLFIKTFQKNIEEYKEKAAKDTENKLSISENGTMWILDYAIDSNGATKFYFGTNSHVAKALTEKLLGLSILRINNNVGVGDTFRISELDPNFTRFIMSPKENNGFITKIFDGTDFMKTKPSDFLADEQKSKFQDVEEFIDFAILEIDFSKLNLATDVTVLSNNQNKTGDWKNKTHAEFAKYVTNDYEKNTSKHIKFLSKPFLDNYESVDRKLIFNEPEEANKELDKVDQIFIAGYPTSEGDYFLEKYVEQDQIDQSKWNFSLWVNSDYRYYKKLAKKEGQQSSYTDSELNRGNFLSYQIGYRSFIDKPGVTDAFLAVSRVGNELYNLDGKKYINYGLTYMPRFYAPAGGASGSSARAKENKVFGVVHASNNTAKTSLIAALRSNGHDYQKLFGNYNLPQYDLIYGGGKDQKKSYREALKEKYKSNSSFRTNIFKDGFEETNIPEEFKFKNNQKNR
- a CDS encoding MSC_0624 family F1-like ATPase-associated membrane protein yields the protein MTNTKTIEYNKKIYDDSQNIAESKRINITANIYKAIMLLYLFVSFITILFTIKNSFFNQKNFSDLKIIFDFSSKEYEGWNWLIIFRILIISFIYFYPLLKGFININKNKEHIKIYSIWFTLYLVLSLVGFSLFHLVHVSDTTNVKNLLYALIPILLVDISYTLFNYFIKRRLFPIVFSSKTPLIIDIVSRITLCALTITVFMFWIGENPSGEALFNNKFYNWLHQLFNTKSITNLLIITSLSLIIGLLLTGLKIYSIYEIIYRQYDFVNFKSRISFYLTTLSAILIWLLSLFSLKIPTNNYFRPEEINYLGLLYGISNILIASLFAFLVITNFFNKKIVLNSNLLNVLYLAFFQLISWTIFLMSSFAKYSSIVNLINLFLTIFSSVTMFFIYYKKNKILNYLNLYFVGINIAIIVVISFIFGLNQVLLSESNKAFYIINSHLSLMQILTIITVFFQLAFITIVTIYIFKTIIKISKVENKEKVEAKNEKIKQTK
- a CDS encoding DUF2714 domain-containing protein; its protein translation is MKKSNKLNNGEFQIFNLYKEAINSDIFVSYEKVVASSLLESSLGFKSPEYLEFDRMYNEGISKKFDLIFDFFIVHFDVDLKINMQALVPTIKFEESSNVDGINFKSNQPGKLGDFLTKINSRIETLLEKGMYVEIFPNIVVFKSKNTNSLKIVFDSSQVLYRG